A single region of the Thermococcus paralvinellae genome encodes:
- the glyA gene encoding serine hydroxymethyltransferase gives MSYAEYKDKVLEFIEMHEKWRSSTINLIASENVTSPSVTRAVASGFMHKYAEGWPKQRYYQGCKYVDEVELIGVDLFCKLFKSDFADLRPISGTNANQAAFFGLTQPGDNVIVLHTSHGGHISHMPFGAAGMRGLNVFTWPFDNESFNIDVDKAAQLIREKEPKLVVFGGSLFPFPHPVKELAPVAKEVGAYVMYDAAHVLGLIAGGEFQDPLREGADIITSSTHKTFPGPQGGVILYKNFGDDVAKLQWAIFPGVLSNHHLHHMAGKVITAAEMLEYGEAYAKQIVKNAKALAEALAEEGFKVIGEDQGYTKSHQVIVDVSDLHEAAGGWAAPLLEEAGIILNKNLLPWDPLEKVNTPSGLRIGVQEMTRVGMMEDDMKEIARFMRRVLIDKEDPKKVEKEVFEFRKQFQKVYYSFDYGLPMKE, from the coding sequence ATGAGCTATGCGGAGTATAAGGATAAGGTTCTGGAGTTTATTGAGATGCACGAAAAGTGGAGGAGCTCAACAATTAATTTGATTGCAAGCGAAAACGTGACCTCCCCAAGTGTTACAAGGGCCGTAGCAAGTGGTTTTATGCATAAATATGCTGAGGGTTGGCCAAAACAGAGGTACTATCAGGGATGTAAATATGTTGATGAGGTTGAACTTATCGGTGTTGACCTCTTCTGCAAGCTCTTCAAGAGCGATTTTGCAGATTTAAGACCAATTTCAGGTACAAACGCAAATCAAGCCGCATTTTTTGGACTCACACAGCCTGGAGACAATGTTATAGTCCTCCACACCTCACACGGTGGACACATAAGCCACATGCCTTTTGGTGCAGCTGGTATGAGAGGTCTCAACGTTTTCACATGGCCATTTGACAATGAAAGCTTTAATATCGATGTTGATAAGGCAGCTCAGCTCATTAGGGAGAAGGAGCCAAAGCTCGTTGTCTTTGGTGGTTCATTGTTCCCGTTCCCACACCCGGTCAAAGAACTCGCTCCAGTAGCTAAAGAGGTTGGAGCTTATGTCATGTACGATGCAGCTCACGTTCTTGGATTGATTGCTGGGGGAGAGTTCCAAGACCCACTTAGAGAAGGAGCTGACATAATCACATCTTCAACTCACAAGACATTCCCAGGTCCACAGGGTGGTGTAATTCTCTACAAGAACTTTGGTGATGATGTTGCAAAGCTCCAGTGGGCAATCTTCCCAGGTGTCCTCAGCAACCACCACCTCCACCACATGGCTGGAAAGGTAATCACAGCAGCAGAGATGCTTGAGTATGGTGAAGCTTATGCAAAGCAGATAGTCAAGAACGCAAAAGCTTTAGCGGAGGCTTTAGCTGAGGAAGGATTCAAGGTCATCGGCGAAGACCAAGGCTACACCAAGAGCCACCAAGTTATAGTTGATGTCAGCGACCTTCACGAAGCAGCTGGCGGATGGGCAGCACCGCTCCTCGAAGAGGCGGGTATAATCCTCAACAAGAATCTCTTACCTTGGGATCCACTTGAGAAGGTCAACACACCAAGCGGTCTCAGAATCGGTGTCCAAGAGATGACAAGAGTTGGAATGATGGAGGACGATATGAAAGAAATTGCAAGGTTCATGAGACGTGTATTGATTGACAAAGAGGATCCAAAGAAGGTTGAGAAGGAAGTTTTCGAGTTCAGAAAGCAGTTCCAGAAGGTTTACTACTCCTTTGATTACGGCTTGCCAATGAAGGAGTGA
- a CDS encoding transcription factor S, whose translation MVKFCPKCGSIMLPDRKRGVFVCRKCGYEESLNPEAAKAYRLTQKVEHKVEDIPVIEQELATLPKVKITCPKCGNDEAYWWELQTRAGDEPSTIFYRCTKCGYTWRSYE comes from the coding sequence ATGGTGAAGTTCTGTCCAAAGTGTGGAAGCATAATGCTCCCCGATAGAAAGAGAGGAGTCTTCGTTTGTAGGAAGTGTGGCTATGAGGAGTCTTTAAACCCAGAGGCTGCTAAGGCTTATCGTTTAACCCAGAAGGTTGAGCACAAAGTTGAGGACATACCAGTAATCGAACAAGAGTTAGCAACATTGCCTAAGGTAAAGATAACATGTCCAAAGTGTGGAAATGATGAAGCCTACTGGTGGGAACTGCAAACAAGAGCTGGAGATGAACCTTCAACGATATTCTACAGATGTACAAAGTGTGGCTATACATGGAGAAGCTATGAGTGA
- a CDS encoding DNA polymerase sliding clamp, with amino-acid sequence MPFEIVFDGAKDFATLIATASNLIDEAAFKVTEDGISMRAMDPSRVVLIDLNLPAGIFSKYEVDGEETIGVNMDHFKKILKRGKSKDILILKKGEENFLEVTLQGTATRTFRLPLIEVEELELELPELPFTAKAVVLGEVLKEAVKDASLVSDSLKFIARENEFIMKAEGETNEVEIKLTLEDEGLLDLEVQEETKSAYGISYLADMVKGIGKADEVIIQFGNDMPLQMDYPVRDEGRLTFLLAPRVEEE; translated from the coding sequence ATGCCGTTCGAAATTGTTTTTGATGGGGCAAAGGATTTTGCAACTTTGATAGCAACAGCAAGCAATTTGATTGATGAAGCAGCCTTTAAGGTTACTGAAGATGGTATAAGCATGAGAGCAATGGATCCAAGCAGAGTCGTTCTCATTGACCTCAACCTGCCAGCTGGGATTTTCTCAAAATATGAAGTTGATGGAGAAGAGACAATTGGCGTTAATATGGATCACTTTAAGAAAATCCTCAAGAGAGGAAAGAGCAAAGATATCCTCATCCTGAAAAAAGGTGAAGAGAACTTCCTCGAAGTCACTCTTCAGGGAACAGCAACTAGAACATTCAGACTACCTCTCATTGAGGTCGAAGAACTTGAGCTTGAACTTCCAGAGTTGCCCTTCACAGCAAAAGCAGTTGTTTTAGGTGAAGTTCTCAAAGAAGCTGTTAAAGATGCTTCACTCGTCAGCGACAGCTTGAAGTTCATCGCAAGAGAGAACGAGTTTATAATGAAGGCTGAGGGAGAGACAAATGAGGTTGAGATAAAGCTCACACTTGAAGACGAAGGCTTGCTCGACCTTGAGGTTCAGGAAGAGACTAAGAGTGCCTATGGAATCAGCTATCTCGCTGATATGGTCAAGGGAATTGGCAAGGCAGATGAAGTAATTATTCAGTTCGGAAATGACATGCCCCTCCAGATGGACTACCCAGTAAGAGACGAAGGAAGATTAACGTTCCTCCTTGCGCCAAGAGTAGAGGAGGAGTGA
- a CDS encoding DNA replication complex subunit Gins51, which translates to MDIVKLRELLERELSSNELAPLDDEFYKEFDSLVRALKLRAESSKERGETVEGRLYLAELNIAEHLMKEIIKIRLHKIVDLAFEGRPQSLVNEEKKIFAILMAFINREPLPLSDEVEFKEAAEEESGIEIPVGKRAIWEAYLIKVDIPKVLDEKLREYGPFKAGDLVTLPKSIGKILVERDAAKLIDINP; encoded by the coding sequence TTGGACATTGTAAAACTAAGAGAGCTCCTTGAAAGAGAACTTTCATCAAATGAGCTTGCCCCTCTTGATGATGAGTTTTATAAAGAATTTGATAGCCTAGTTCGGGCATTAAAGCTCAGAGCAGAAAGTTCAAAGGAAAGGGGAGAAACCGTTGAAGGGAGGCTTTATTTGGCTGAACTCAATATTGCAGAGCATTTAATGAAGGAAATAATTAAAATCAGGCTCCATAAGATAGTTGATTTGGCTTTTGAGGGGAGGCCTCAAAGTTTAGTAAATGAGGAAAAGAAAATATTTGCAATTCTCATGGCGTTTATAAACCGCGAACCACTGCCTCTTTCTGATGAAGTCGAATTTAAAGAAGCTGCTGAAGAGGAGAGCGGGATTGAAATACCTGTTGGCAAACGTGCTATTTGGGAAGCTTATCTCATCAAAGTTGATATTCCCAAAGTTCTTGATGAAAAGCTTAGAGAATACGGACCATTTAAAGCTGGTGACCTTGTAACACTTCCAAAGAGCATTGGAAAAATCCTTGTGGAGAGAGATGCTGCGAAGCTCATAGACATAAATCCGTGA
- a CDS encoding molybdopterin-dependent oxidoreductase, with product MRDCYDTCSLVSEIKNGRLFVRGNPKHPITRGFLCPKGALLSKWFHSEERLKVPLIREGERGAGKFREASWDEAISLVADKIKETIEKYGSESILVYNYAGDRGVVNFYFPMRLFHYLNASFLDYGICDRAGQEALKDVYGTAVGLDPEELKNQNLIVYWGINAFWTNLHGFMLAKKYGLEIWAVDVVRTETAKRSDKFFQIKPNTDVLFALGIGKIIIENELYDADFVRENVYGFDEFKNYVKKIDLDFVSKETGVEKEQIEEFAFEYAEKRGVIHIGYGFQRSLAGGEAVRAISLLPALVGHEFGFIYDMKTIDKSYAEGTFLRTKPARRIPQMKLAEYIENGKIKFLYIYNSNPLASLPNQNHLRKALKESDIFVVVHDIFLTDTAIFADVVLPANTFFERLDIADSYYHRYVALNEPVARLYGKSNREVTVMLAKALGIDNPYLYETEEEIIRKILKQNGLSWEELKKKGFLKVSEKPRKYLTPSGKIEFYSQRAVKRGLSPFPEYKPLKGDYPLQLLSPTYRMTITSQYHNTYEIIDPHLYMNPKDAEERGIKNGDLVEVYNEYGRIKTTVKLTEDVPKGVVLLYKAFWISKLGWNVNILTTDRTLEKYANASVYHSTWVEVRKI from the coding sequence ATGAGAGATTGCTATGACACTTGTTCACTTGTAAGTGAGATTAAAAACGGCAGACTATTTGTTAGAGGAAATCCCAAACACCCAATAACTCGAGGCTTTTTGTGTCCTAAAGGAGCTTTGCTGTCGAAGTGGTTCCACAGCGAAGAGCGACTAAAGGTTCCTCTCATAAGAGAAGGCGAAAGGGGGGCAGGAAAATTCAGGGAAGCAAGCTGGGATGAGGCTATAAGTCTAGTTGCAGATAAGATTAAAGAAACAATCGAGAAGTATGGAAGCGAAAGCATATTAGTTTACAACTATGCTGGTGATAGGGGTGTTGTTAACTTCTACTTTCCAATGAGGCTCTTCCACTATTTGAATGCAAGCTTTTTGGACTATGGAATATGTGATAGAGCTGGACAAGAAGCTTTGAAAGATGTCTATGGAACAGCTGTGGGCTTAGACCCAGAAGAGCTGAAAAATCAAAACCTGATTGTTTATTGGGGAATAAATGCTTTTTGGACTAATCTTCACGGTTTCATGCTTGCCAAAAAGTATGGCTTAGAGATTTGGGCAGTTGATGTTGTAAGAACTGAGACTGCAAAAAGAAGCGACAAATTCTTCCAAATAAAACCCAATACTGATGTCCTCTTCGCGTTGGGAATTGGGAAGATTATAATCGAGAATGAGCTTTATGATGCAGATTTTGTTAGAGAAAATGTTTATGGATTTGATGAATTCAAGAATTATGTAAAAAAGATTGACTTGGACTTTGTTAGCAAGGAAACTGGAGTTGAGAAAGAGCAAATTGAAGAGTTTGCTTTTGAATATGCAGAAAAAAGAGGGGTTATTCACATAGGTTACGGCTTCCAGCGTTCTTTGGCTGGAGGAGAAGCAGTCAGAGCTATCTCCCTTCTGCCAGCTTTAGTTGGTCATGAGTTTGGATTTATCTATGATATGAAAACTATTGACAAGAGCTATGCTGAAGGAACTTTTCTGAGAACTAAGCCTGCAAGAAGAATACCACAGATGAAGTTGGCGGAATATATTGAAAATGGGAAAATTAAGTTTCTCTATATTTATAATTCAAACCCCCTGGCTTCCCTCCCAAATCAGAATCACCTAAGGAAGGCATTAAAAGAGAGTGACATCTTTGTTGTTGTTCATGATATTTTCTTGACTGATACAGCTATCTTTGCTGATGTTGTTTTACCGGCAAATACTTTCTTTGAGCGCTTGGATATAGCAGATTCCTATTATCACCGTTATGTTGCACTAAATGAGCCAGTTGCAAGGCTTTATGGAAAGAGCAATAGGGAAGTAACTGTAATGTTGGCGAAAGCTCTTGGAATTGATAATCCCTATCTTTATGAAACTGAGGAAGAGATTATTAGAAAAATTCTTAAGCAAAATGGTCTAAGCTGGGAAGAGCTTAAGAAGAAAGGGTTTCTTAAAGTGTCTGAAAAGCCGAGAAAATATCTCACTCCAAGCGGAAAGATTGAGTTCTACTCCCAGAGAGCAGTTAAGAGAGGGCTTTCACCCTTCCCAGAATACAAGCCACTTAAAGGAGATTATCCTTTGCAGCTTCTTAGCCCAACATATAGAATGACAATAACGAGCCAATACCACAACACTTACGAGATTATAGACCCTCACTTGTACATGAATCCTAAAGATGCTGAGGAAAGAGGAATTAAAAATGGTGATCTGGTAGAGGTTTACAACGAATATGGAAGAATAAAAACGACGGTCAAATTAACTGAAGACGTTCCAAAAGGCGTTGTTTTGCTATATAAAGCTTTTTGGATTTCAAAACTTGGATGGAACGTTAATATATTAACAACTGATAGAACTCTCGAAAAATACGCCAATGCTTCAGTATATCATTCCACTTGGGTGGAAGTGAGAAAAATCTAG
- a CDS encoding peroxiredoxin, producing the protein MVVIGEKFPEVEVKTTHGKIKLPDYFTEKGKWFILFSHPADFTPVCTTEFYGMQIRLDKFRELGVEPIGLSVDQVFSHIKWMEWIKDKLGVEIEFPIIADDRGELAEKLGMIPAGSTITARAVFIVDDKGIIRAIVYYPAEVGRDWDEILRLVKALKISTEKGVALPHKWPNNELIGDKVIIPPASTIEEKKQREEAKAKGEIECYDWWFCYKKLE; encoded by the coding sequence ATGGTAGTGATAGGTGAAAAGTTCCCAGAAGTTGAAGTTAAGACAACTCATGGAAAGATAAAGCTCCCAGACTACTTCACAGAGAAGGGCAAGTGGTTCATCCTCTTCAGCCACCCAGCAGACTTCACACCAGTCTGTACAACAGAATTTTATGGAATGCAGATTAGATTGGATAAGTTCAGGGAACTTGGTGTTGAACCAATTGGCCTGAGTGTTGACCAGGTATTCAGTCACATCAAGTGGATGGAATGGATTAAGGACAAGTTGGGTGTTGAGATCGAGTTCCCAATAATAGCCGATGACAGAGGGGAGCTTGCAGAAAAGTTAGGCATGATTCCAGCTGGTTCAACAATTACAGCAAGAGCAGTCTTCATCGTTGACGACAAGGGAATCATAAGGGCAATTGTCTACTATCCAGCCGAAGTTGGAAGAGACTGGGATGAGATACTCAGATTAGTTAAGGCACTCAAGATAAGCACTGAGAAAGGTGTTGCATTGCCACACAAGTGGCCAAACAACGAGCTCATAGGTGACAAGGTCATTATTCCACCAGCTAGTACCATTGAGGAGAAGAAGCAGAGAGAAGAGGCCAAAGCTAAAGGCGAAATCGAGTGCTACGACTGGTGGTTCTGCTACAAGAAGCTTGAGTGA
- a CDS encoding DOMON domain-containing protein, which yields MKSQTLLILWLVVSILLLSGCIEGKQGSTTTAETNPATLSHLREWKADGVISPNEYPHKQSLAGGKFIVYWRNDGEYLYMALKGQTTGWVAIGFEPSNAMKDADIIFGWVKNGQVIVIDAYSTGTYGPHPPDEELGGTNDILEYAGKEEDEYTVIEFKRRLDTGDHYDKSLIPSQKVKFIFALADSDEFTQKHNIIRGSGELTLDKA from the coding sequence ATGAAAAGCCAAACATTACTGATTTTGTGGCTTGTTGTTTCTATACTTTTACTAAGCGGTTGCATTGAAGGAAAACAAGGTTCAACTACAACAGCAGAAACAAACCCAGCTACTTTATCTCATTTGAGAGAATGGAAAGCAGATGGGGTAATAAGTCCAAATGAATACCCCCACAAACAGTCCCTCGCTGGAGGGAAGTTCATCGTGTACTGGAGAAACGATGGTGAATACCTCTATATGGCTCTCAAAGGTCAGACGACTGGATGGGTGGCAATAGGCTTTGAGCCCAGCAATGCAATGAAAGACGCAGATATAATCTTTGGATGGGTTAAAAACGGACAAGTTATCGTAATTGATGCATATTCAACTGGAACTTATGGGCCACATCCACCAGATGAGGAGCTCGGTGGAACAAATGACATCTTGGAATATGCTGGAAAAGAAGAGGACGAGTATACTGTTATAGAGTTCAAAAGGAGGCTTGATACTGGAGATCACTACGATAAATCTCTCATTCCCAGTCAAAAAGTTAAATTTATCTTTGCTTTAGCTGATAGTGATGAATTTACACAAAAACACAACATAATACGGGGGAGTGGGGAACTCACTCTTGATAAAGCATGA
- a CDS encoding ferritin-like domain-containing protein: protein MEITDKEVFEIAINSEIKAKEAYEKLASIVKSDIIRDELLFLAKEEDKHREIIEKISEKLKSEETEPKKVEIETMSEFRVIAEKMGEVIKKPELDIDKVYEIAMQAELVSEKLYRELARYAATEKTKLLLEILANMERNHYNILKKQYEYIMRYPEIYKEEFYDQLMKDINFNF from the coding sequence ATGGAAATTACAGACAAAGAAGTTTTTGAAATAGCTATAAACTCCGAGATTAAGGCTAAGGAGGCTTATGAGAAGCTCGCCTCCATTGTGAAAAGCGATATTATAAGAGATGAACTTCTCTTTTTAGCGAAAGAGGAGGATAAACACCGTGAAATAATTGAAAAAATTAGTGAAAAGCTAAAAAGTGAGGAAACAGAACCAAAAAAGGTTGAGATTGAAACTATGAGCGAATTTAGAGTTATAGCAGAAAAAATGGGTGAAGTTATTAAAAAGCCAGAGTTAGATATTGACAAAGTTTATGAAATTGCTATGCAGGCCGAACTTGTTAGTGAGAAACTCTATAGAGAGCTTGCCAGATATGCCGCCACCGAGAAAACCAAACTCCTACTCGAAATACTTGCAAATATGGAAAGAAATCACTACAATATCCTTAAAAAACAGTATGAATACATAATGCGCTATCCAGAAATTTATAAAGAAGAATTCTACGACCAGCTTATGAAGGATATAAACTTCAATTTCTGA
- a CDS encoding 2-oxoacid:acceptor oxidoreductase family protein, with the protein MAKFTEDVSIVLGGAAGQGIQTVEEILTRVLKISGYDVYANKEYMSRVRGGINTTEIRVSSKRVRAFVRKIDILIPFKRGVLPWVKKKSQKIQLFLVRGKTLKMNF; encoded by the coding sequence ATGGCAAAGTTTACAGAAGATGTTTCTATTGTTTTGGGTGGTGCAGCTGGACAAGGAATACAGACTGTTGAAGAAATTCTTACAAGGGTCTTAAAGATCTCTGGTTACGACGTCTATGCGAACAAAGAATACATGTCTAGGGTAAGGGGAGGAATAAACACAACAGAGATCAGGGTTTCATCAAAAAGGGTCAGAGCATTTGTCAGAAAAATAGACATCTTAATACCCTTTAAGCGTGGAGTTTTGCCTTGGGTTAAAAAAAAATCTCAGAAAATACAGTTGTTCTTGGTGAGAGGGAAAACGTTGAAGATGAATTTTTAG
- a CDS encoding 2-oxoacid:acceptor oxidoreductase subunit alpha, whose protein sequence is MSENTVVLGERENVEDEFLEKVNFIEIPLSRMAKEVGSPLYLNTVAAGVIAGLFYADIEVLEEYLRKRFASKGEKVVDRNIEAAIKGYKLGRTLCEEGIVGVEVSRDRSVKDEILLSGTEAVALGALAGGMNFLSFYPMSPSTGVAVFLAQHAEDFEIIVEQVEDEISAINMALGAWFAGARAMVTTSGGGFALMTEAISLAGMAENPVVIHLAQRPSPATGLPTRTMQGDLNLALHAGHGEFPRIILAPGSIEEAFYLTAEAFNLADKYQVPVIVMTDEYLVDTYYNIPDIELDRIKVEKYIVEAEEDYKRYKLTEDGISPRAIPGYGKGIIVANGNEHDEYGDITEDGELSRLMQEKRAIKKLETIKKNAKLPKLVGDKNAKYLVIGWGSTYYVIKDALEQLNRDDVAFLHFSWVYPLRDDIKELFDGKVLIDIEGNVTAQFAQLLKKEIGVNVSYKILKYDGRPFSVEEILDALKEVLE, encoded by the coding sequence ATCTCAGAAAATACAGTTGTTCTTGGTGAGAGGGAAAACGTTGAAGATGAATTTTTAGAAAAAGTGAACTTTATTGAGATTCCATTGAGCAGAATGGCTAAAGAAGTTGGAAGTCCCCTCTATCTAAATACAGTTGCTGCGGGAGTAATAGCAGGCCTTTTCTACGCTGATATTGAAGTTTTGGAGGAATATTTAAGGAAAAGATTTGCGAGTAAGGGCGAAAAAGTTGTTGATAGAAATATTGAAGCGGCTATAAAGGGATATAAGTTGGGTAGGACGCTATGTGAAGAAGGTATAGTAGGAGTTGAAGTGTCTAGAGATAGGAGTGTTAAGGATGAGATCCTCCTCAGCGGAACTGAGGCAGTCGCTTTAGGAGCTTTAGCTGGAGGAATGAATTTCCTCAGCTTTTACCCTATGTCTCCTTCAACGGGAGTTGCCGTCTTCTTAGCCCAACATGCAGAAGACTTTGAAATAATCGTTGAACAGGTGGAAGATGAAATTTCTGCTATAAACATGGCTTTAGGAGCATGGTTTGCTGGAGCAAGGGCTATGGTGACAACATCTGGCGGTGGCTTTGCTTTAATGACAGAGGCAATCAGCTTGGCGGGAATGGCTGAGAATCCAGTAGTTATTCACCTCGCTCAAAGACCTAGCCCTGCAACTGGTTTGCCAACGAGAACAATGCAGGGTGACCTAAATCTGGCTTTGCATGCAGGTCATGGTGAATTCCCAAGGATTATTTTAGCGCCAGGCAGTATTGAAGAGGCATTCTACCTTACAGCGGAGGCATTCAACTTAGCTGACAAGTATCAAGTTCCCGTTATAGTAATGACTGATGAGTATCTCGTGGACACTTACTACAATATCCCAGACATTGAGCTGGACAGGATTAAGGTGGAAAAATACATAGTTGAAGCAGAAGAAGATTACAAAAGGTACAAACTCACAGAAGATGGTATTTCTCCAAGAGCTATTCCGGGATATGGAAAAGGCATAATAGTTGCTAATGGAAATGAGCATGATGAATATGGAGATATAACTGAAGATGGAGAGCTTTCAAGGTTAATGCAGGAGAAGAGAGCTATAAAGAAGCTTGAGACCATAAAGAAGAATGCAAAGCTGCCAAAACTTGTTGGTGATAAAAATGCCAAATATCTTGTAATCGGCTGGGGGTCAACGTATTATGTAATAAAGGACGCACTTGAACAGCTTAATAGAGATGACGTAGCGTTTCTGCACTTCTCATGGGTGTATCCTCTTAGAGATGACATCAAGGAATTATTTGATGGAAAAGTCCTCATTGACATTGAAGGCAATGTAACAGCACAGTTCGCGCAGCTCTTAAAGAAAGAGATTGGTGTTAATGTGAGTTATAAAATCCTCAAGTATGATGGAAGGCCGTTTTCTGTTGAGGAAATTCTTGATGCCCTTAAGGAGGTGTTAGAATGA
- a CDS encoding thiamine pyrophosphate-dependent enzyme — translation MNLNPKIFESKRPGSQDVAWCPGCGNFGIRNILMNALAELGLTPQEVVIISGIGQAAKMPHYINVHGYHTLHGRAIPIATAVKASNPELTVIAEGGDGDMYAEGGNHLLHAIRRNPDITVLIHDNQIYGLTKGQASPTTMLGMKTPTQPWGVFEEPFNPIALAIALNASFVARTFMGYFKESVEIIKKAIRHKGLAIVDILHPCVSFNKVNTYQWYREHTYWMEDHDPYNREDAFKRAIESDPLPLGIFYINERPTFEEMSPAYKRNKMPLWKREPKIEEIKKILDSKRRF, via the coding sequence ATGAATTTAAATCCTAAGATTTTTGAGTCCAAAAGACCTGGAAGTCAAGACGTTGCATGGTGTCCTGGCTGTGGAAACTTTGGGATTAGGAATATTTTGATGAATGCTCTCGCTGAACTTGGTTTAACTCCTCAAGAAGTCGTCATTATTAGTGGGATTGGTCAAGCTGCCAAAATGCCTCACTATATCAATGTTCATGGTTATCACACACTCCACGGAAGAGCAATTCCAATAGCAACTGCTGTCAAAGCTTCTAATCCTGAGCTTACTGTCATAGCTGAGGGTGGAGACGGAGATATGTATGCCGAGGGTGGGAATCATCTGCTTCATGCAATAAGGAGGAACCCGGACATAACAGTTCTCATTCATGATAACCAGATTTACGGTTTGACGAAGGGACAAGCATCTCCAACAACGATGCTTGGAATGAAGACGCCCACACAGCCATGGGGTGTCTTTGAAGAACCTTTCAATCCTATTGCTCTTGCCATAGCTCTTAATGCCTCATTTGTTGCGAGAACATTCATGGGCTATTTTAAGGAAAGCGTGGAAATCATAAAGAAGGCCATTCGGCACAAGGGTCTTGCCATAGTTGATATACTCCACCCCTGTGTGAGCTTCAATAAAGTAAACACTTATCAGTGGTATCGCGAGCATACATACTGGATGGAAGACCATGACCCATACAATAGAGAGGATGCTTTTAAGAGGGCTATTGAAAGTGACCCCTTACCATTAGGAATCTTCTACATAAATGAAAGACCTACATTTGAAGAAATGTCTCCTGCATATAAGAGAAATAAAATGCCGCTGTGGAAGAGAGAGCCTAAGATCGAGGAGATAAAAAAGATTTTAGATTCAAAGAGGAGGTTTTGA
- a CDS encoding peroxiredoxin, whose product MVKLGDTAPDFSLKDQNGEEFRLSDYRGKKVLLSFHPLAWTGICAQQMKDLEANYGRFEELNTIPVGISVDSVPCKKAWAEYLGLKKLKILADFWPHGEVARLYGVFRENNGFSERANIIVNEEGKIIFIKVYPIRELPDVEELLEFLEE is encoded by the coding sequence ATGGTGAAACTTGGAGATACTGCACCAGACTTCAGTTTAAAAGACCAAAATGGGGAGGAATTTAGGCTATCAGATTATAGAGGAAAAAAGGTTCTGCTCTCTTTCCATCCCCTTGCATGGACGGGTATTTGTGCCCAGCAAATGAAAGATTTGGAAGCAAATTATGGGCGTTTTGAGGAGTTAAATACAATTCCAGTAGGAATAAGCGTGGATTCAGTTCCATGCAAGAAGGCGTGGGCAGAATACTTGGGACTAAAGAAGTTGAAAATTTTAGCAGACTTCTGGCCTCATGGAGAAGTTGCAAGGCTCTATGGTGTCTTCAGAGAAAACAATGGTTTCTCTGAGAGAGCAAATATCATAGTAAATGAAGAGGGGAAGATAATATTCATTAAAGTGTACCCCATTAGAGAATTGCCAGATGTTGAAGAACTATTGGAGTTCCTTGAGGAATGA